The following proteins are co-located in the Imtechella halotolerans genome:
- the idi gene encoding isopentenyl-diphosphate Delta-isomerase: MKEEEVILVDQQDNPIGLMPKMEAHEKALLHRAFSVFIINDQGETMLQQRALHKYHSPGLWTNTCCSHQRHGESNIQAGKRRLMEEMGFVTDLEEKVSFIYKAPFDNGLTEHEFDHVMVGYYNETPTINPEEVADWKWMAIEEVKSDIEKEPEKYTAWFKIIFDKFYIHLTQSIRP; encoded by the coding sequence ATGAAAGAAGAAGAAGTTATATTAGTTGACCAGCAAGACAACCCAATTGGACTAATGCCTAAAATGGAAGCCCATGAAAAAGCCTTATTACACAGGGCGTTTTCTGTATTTATTATCAACGACCAAGGTGAAACAATGCTTCAACAAAGAGCACTTCACAAATATCACTCTCCAGGACTATGGACGAACACTTGCTGTAGTCACCAACGTCATGGAGAATCCAATATTCAAGCAGGGAAAAGACGATTAATGGAAGAAATGGGGTTTGTAACTGATTTAGAAGAGAAGGTTTCCTTCATTTACAAAGCTCCTTTTGATAATGGTCTTACAGAACATGAATTTGATCATGTCATGGTAGGATATTATAATGAAACTCCAACAATAAATCCAGAAGAAGTGGCGGACTGGAAATGGATGGCTATTGAGGAGGTCAAATCAGACATAGAAAAAGAACCTGAAAAGTACACCGCATGGTTCAAAATTATTTTTGACAAATTTTATAT
- a CDS encoding GNAT family N-acetyltransferase — MSGKRLDTERLYLLPTTLEDAEFFMRLVNTPKWLRYIGDRNIKTVDDAKGYIEHRVLSQYKRLGYSSFTIIRKSDHEKLGVCGIYEREGLDSKDIGFAFLPEFEGQGFGYEAASALRDAAFKEFGLSELLAITSQSNLGSQKLLLKLGMQPQGKIVLPNETEELFLFSLSR, encoded by the coding sequence ATGTCTGGTAAACGATTAGATACGGAGCGCTTGTATTTACTTCCAACCACATTGGAAGATGCTGAGTTTTTTATGAGATTAGTCAATACACCTAAATGGCTTAGGTATATTGGAGATAGAAATATTAAGACTGTTGATGATGCAAAGGGATATATTGAACATCGCGTGTTGAGTCAGTACAAACGATTGGGATATTCAAGTTTTACTATTATTAGAAAGAGTGATCATGAAAAGTTAGGTGTCTGTGGGATATACGAAAGAGAAGGATTGGATTCTAAAGATATTGGCTTTGCTTTTTTACCTGAATTTGAAGGACAGGGTTTTGGATATGAGGCAGCTTCAGCACTAAGAGATGCTGCTTTCAAAGAGTTTGGGTTGTCAGAGCTACTTGCTATAACCTCTCAATCAAATTTAGGATCTCAGAAATTATTGCTAAAGTTAGGTATGCAACCACAGGGTAAAATAGTACTACCGAATGAAACTGAAGAACTTTTTCTATTTTCCCTGAGCAGGTAA
- a CDS encoding DUF192 domain-containing protein: protein MIAIFQKHIGKTLISISLMGVFSLIILRKCNPPPQDINLAEITFTKEGTASIFNANGKLLKVISIEIAETPAETQVGLMYREHMEPLQGMLFIFNQEEPRYFYMKNTIIPLDIIYLDKDLKVVSFHQNTTPMDESSLPSEVPAQYVLEINAGLMEKWGIKKGSYISFSRD from the coding sequence ATGATAGCAATTTTTCAAAAACATATTGGAAAAACCCTTATTAGTATATCACTAATGGGGGTTTTCTCTCTTATTATTTTAAGAAAATGCAACCCTCCACCGCAAGACATTAATTTGGCAGAAATCACTTTTACTAAAGAAGGTACGGCTTCAATATTTAATGCCAATGGAAAGTTATTAAAAGTAATTTCCATTGAAATAGCAGAAACACCAGCTGAAACTCAAGTAGGCCTTATGTACAGAGAACATATGGAACCACTTCAAGGAATGCTGTTTATCTTTAACCAAGAGGAGCCTCGCTATTTCTACATGAAAAACACCATCATTCCACTAGATATCATCTATTTAGACAAAGACTTGAAAGTAGTTAGTTTTCATCAAAACACCACGCCCATGGATGAATCATCACTTCCTTCAGAAGTACCAGCCCAATACGTCTTAGAAATTAACGCAGGTCTTATGGAAAAATGGGGAATAAAAAAAGGAAGCTACATTAGCTTTTCACGTGACTAA
- the lgt gene encoding prolipoprotein diacylglyceryl transferase, which produces MNFINIVWNPSDTLFDLGFFQVRYYSLMFVLAFTIGWYLMKKIFINEKKSLDKLDSLFIYTVIATLVGARLGHVFFYDWDYFSQHPAEILLPFRFNPFEFTGFAGLASHGAAIGIILAMYLYIKKFPEFSLLWILDRIVVPISIGAVFVRFGNFMNSEIYGKVVGSNFPLGVKFIQGEDVGKRELLQLTQQNDLTKAYDLLANDPRFSEILQQIPFRHPAQLYEAFGYIFVFIILWYAYWKTTKKEQPGFLFGLFLVLLWTVRFIVEFVKESQGGFEKSLDLLSTGQWLSIPFILIGFFFMFRKPKMA; this is translated from the coding sequence ATGAACTTTATTAACATTGTATGGAATCCCAGCGACACGCTGTTTGATCTTGGTTTTTTTCAGGTACGCTATTATAGCCTCATGTTTGTACTGGCCTTTACCATTGGCTGGTATCTTATGAAAAAGATTTTTATTAACGAGAAAAAATCACTCGATAAACTAGATAGTCTTTTTATTTACACAGTTATTGCCACATTAGTAGGAGCTCGCCTTGGCCATGTTTTTTTCTATGACTGGGACTATTTTAGCCAACATCCAGCTGAAATCTTACTCCCCTTCCGATTTAATCCATTTGAATTTACTGGATTTGCCGGTCTAGCTAGCCATGGAGCTGCCATAGGTATTATCCTAGCAATGTATCTTTATATTAAGAAATTCCCTGAATTCTCACTCCTTTGGATTCTAGACCGCATTGTAGTTCCCATATCTATTGGCGCTGTCTTTGTGCGATTTGGAAATTTTATGAATTCAGAAATATATGGAAAGGTGGTAGGTTCTAATTTTCCATTGGGAGTGAAATTCATTCAAGGTGAGGATGTCGGAAAACGTGAATTACTACAACTAACACAACAAAATGATCTCACAAAGGCCTATGATCTTTTAGCAAATGATCCTCGCTTTTCAGAAATACTACAACAGATTCCTTTTAGACACCCAGCTCAGCTATATGAAGCCTTTGGATATATATTCGTCTTCATCATACTGTGGTATGCTTATTGGAAAACAACTAAAAAGGAACAACCAGGTTTTCTTTTCGGTCTATTTTTAGTTCTATTATGGACTGTTCGTTTCATAGTAGAATTTGTTAAAGAAAGTCAGGGAGGTTTCGAAAAAAGTCTTGATTTGTTATCTACAGGACAATGGCTTAGCATTCCCTTTATTCTGATTGGATTCTTTTTTATGTTTAGAAAACCTAAAATGGCATGA
- the yidD gene encoding membrane protein insertion efficiency factor YidD — translation MLKKILIAPFLLLVRFYQYVISPLTPAACRYSPTCSHYTAEALKKHGLFRGGWLAIKRIFSCHPWGGSGYDPVP, via the coding sequence TTGCTAAAAAAAATTCTAATAGCACCATTTTTACTATTGGTCCGTTTCTACCAATATGTGATCTCACCACTTACACCAGCAGCATGTAGGTACTCACCTACATGCTCTCATTATACTGCAGAAGCACTTAAAAAGCACGGACTATTCAGAGGAGGATGGTTGGCAATTAAACGTATTTTTAGTTGTCACCCTTGGGGTGGTAGTGGGTACGATCCTGTTCCCTAA